One window of the Cryptomeria japonica chromosome 7, Sugi_1.0, whole genome shotgun sequence genome contains the following:
- the LOC131047262 gene encoding putative UPF0481 protein At3g02645, whose product MDTTQSAKYRPETLDIGIEMLFKLSQGLQFHDEQEEENDICVSVFSVPNELLAVKPEAYIPQCVSIGPYHHWRSQLFEMDRYKVATAPRFEKTITGKFEAVVEEVKKYDWQIRNCYQKFLDYKEEPLAWLMALDASFLLDCLQYYVKRADRISSQVSEVKRLARVLDTTHRSATHNAIMRDLMMLENQLPLFLLQKLLEMQLGSEDNAEERLCNLVTLVCQELSPFMLRKRDSSRLYIKERGHILEALYYSIVSLPESTCLRRALKALWKALSSLKTSLVQVFSALSERVFSGRPVQLVTQLSTNLVSAFETLSIKCKDVETDEERAYSSVETPPTRDELEIPSVSELYSAGVTLRPTEGDLTRIRFDQTSATLYLPKERLDSNTEVVLRNLVAFEASASPGDLIFTRSTDFMNGIIDTVNDVQLLRKSGIIYNHLEDEGKVASLWNGLGKCVKLTQVKYLDQVIADVNKHYNNRWNVAAKKYVNKYIFGSLQLLTVLATGILLLLTCFQAFCSVYDCKRWWSQSNLLQD is encoded by the exons ATGGACACAACACAAAGTGCCAAATATCGACCAGAAACACTTGATATAGGTATAGAAATGCTTTTCAAACTCTCG CAAGGCCTGCAATTTCATGACGAGCAAGAAGAAGAAAACGACATTTGTGTATCCGTCTTCAGTGTTCCCAACGAGCTGTTGGCAGTGAAGCCAGAAGCATATATTCCGCAGTGCGTCTCCATTGGACCATATCACCATTGGAGATCCCAACTGTTCGAAATGGACAGATACAAAGTAGCTACTGCGCCAAGATTTGAGAAGACCATAACCGGTAAATTCGAAGCTGTAGTGGAAGAGGTGAAGAAGTACGATTGGCAAATCAGGAACTGCTACCAGAAATTTCTTGACTACAAGGAGGAACCCCTTGCATGGCTCATGGCTCTTGACGCGTCGTTCCTGCTCGACTGCTTGCAGTACTACGTCAAACGAGCGGATCGGATTTCTTCGCAAGTGTCCGAGGTGAAGCGACTCGCCAGAGTTTTAGATACAACTCACAGAAGTGCAACCCACAACGCAATTATGAGAGATCTGATGATGCTCGAGAATCAGTTACCTTTGTTCCTATTACAGAAGCTGCTGGAAATGCAGTTGGGTTCGGAAGATAACGCGGAAGAAAGGCTCTGCAATCTGGTGACTCTCGTCTGTCAAGAATTGTCGCCTTTTATGTTGAGGAAGCGGGATAGTTCAAGGCTGTACATAAAGGAGAGGGGTCACATATTGGAGGCGCTATACTACTCTATTGTCTCTTTGCCGGAATCAACCTGCTTAAGGCGTGCTCTGAAAGCTTTATGGAAGGCTCTCTCGTCGTTAAAAACCAGTCTTGTTCAGGTCTTCTCGGCACTCTCTGAGCGTGTCTTCAGCGGAAGGCCTGTCCAGTTGGTCACGCAGTTGTCCACGAATCTTGTCTCTGCTTTTGAAACTCTATCAATTAAGTGCAAAGATGTTGAAACAGATGAGGAGAGAGCATATTCCTCAGTGGAAACTCCTCCAACACGCGACGAACTAGAAATTCCCTCGGTCTCCGAATTATACTCAGCAGGAGTAACACTGCGTCCGACCGAGGGAGATCTTACCAGAATTCGCTTCGACCAGACCAGTGCAACTCTTTATCTTCCCAAAGAGAGGTTGGATTCCAACACCGAAGTAGTTCTCAGAAATTTGGTGGCTTTCGAAGCTTCCGCGTCTCCTGGTGATTTGATCTTCACTCGCTCCACTGATTTCATGAACGGTATCATCGACACAGTCAATGATGTTCAGCTACTAAGAAAGAGCGGGATTATCTACAATCACCTGGAAGACGAGGGGAAAGTGGCAAGCCTGTGGAACGGCTTGGGTAAATGCGTCAAATTGACGCAAGTTAAATATTTGGACCAAGTTATAGCGGACGTCAACAAGCATTATAACAACAGATGGAACGTTGCTGCGAAGAAGTATGTAAACAAATACATATTTGGTTCATTGCAGCTCTTGACAGTTCTGGCCACGGGGATACTTCTGCTTCTGACTTGCTTCCAGGCTTTTTGTTCTGTGTATGACTGTAAGCGTTGGTGGAGCCAAAGTAATCTTTTGCAGGACTAA
- the LOC131047263 gene encoding putative UPF0481 protein At3g02645 — protein sequence MELMKADEVKLDQDLWLTQIKEGLQFQDEKEEEKDIRVSVFGVPKEPLTVKPEAYIPQCVSIGPYHYLRPQLFEIERYKIAVARRFEKTLTGYCNFESVVEEVKKYNWQIRNCYHKFLEYKEEALAWLMALDGSFVLECLQFYLKQADRTSSEVSSQVKPLGRVVDISRRSETHNAIMRDLMMLENQLPLFLLQKLLEMQLGSQDKAEERLCNLVTLACKDWSPFMLKMRDSSRLLIKERGHILEELYYSIVAAVAMDDTIFKKNDDPNVPLPDSTYLRSALKSLWKALSSLRINLVQLVLALSERALKGRPVQLVTQLSTILGSIFQTLPIKRKDEKDEETDEERGYSSVETPPIRD from the coding sequence ATGGAATTAATGAAAGCAGATGAAGTAAAGTTGGATCAAGATCTCTGGCTTACTCAAATCAAGGAAGGCCTGCAATTTCAGgatgagaaagaagaagaaaaagacataCGTGTATCCGTTTTTGGTGTGCCCAAGGAGCCGTTGACAGTGAAGCCAGAAGCATATATTCCGCAGTGCGTCTCCATTGGACCGTATCACTATTTGAGACCCCAACTATTCGAAATCGAGAGATACAAAATAGCTGTTGCACGAAGATTTGAGAAGACGCTAACCGGTTACTGCAACTTCGAATCTGTGGTGGAAGAGGTGAAGAAGTACAACTGGCAAATCAGGAACTGCTACCACAAATTTCTTGAGTATAAAGAGGAAGCCCTTGCATGGCTCATGGCTCTGGATGGGTCGTTCGTTCTGGAGTGCTTGCAGTTCTACCTCAAACAGGCGGATCGCACTTCTTCGGAAGTGTCATCCCAGGTGAAGCCACTGGGCAGAGTTGTAGATATATCTCGCAGAAGTGAAACCCACAATGCAATTATGAGAGATCTGATGATGCTTGAGAATCAGTTACCTTTGTTTCTCTTGCAGAAGCTTCTGGAAATGCAGTTGGGTTCGCAAGATAAGGCCGAAGAAAGGCTCTGCAATCTAGTGACTCTAGCCTGTAAAGATTGGTCGCCATTTATGTTGAAGATGCGAGATAGTTCAAGGCTCCTTATAAAGGAGAGAGGTCACATATTGGAGGAGCTATACTACTCTATTGTCGCTGCAGTAGCCATGGACGATACCATTTTTAAGAAGAATGATGACCCGAATGTCCCATTGCCGGATTCAACCTACTTAAGGAGTGCTCTGAAATCTTTATGGAAGGCTCTGTCCTCCTTAAGAATCAACCTTGTTCAACTTGTCTTGGCACTCTCTGAGCGTGCCTTAAAAGGGAGGCCTGTCCAGTTGGTGACACAGTTGTCCACGATTCTTGGTTCCATTTTTCAAACTCTTCCAATTAAGCGTAAAGATGAAAAGGATGAGGAAACAGATGAGGAGAGAGGATATTCCTCTGTGGAAACTCCTCCAATTCGCGACTAA